From the Calonectris borealis chromosome 4, bCalBor7.hap1.2, whole genome shotgun sequence genome, one window contains:
- the SLC9B2 gene encoding sodium/hydrogen exchanger 9B2 — MEIHTMKGKKFAAMVKEDIVNDNEDSEPSVCERNVIPMLERSEEGPTADAKGTDGNIQTEETALLNHCAQQPPEPTAGSSTPARTWRQTFTCPPQGLLARTVTNVAIVVLVWAVVWSITGTECLPGGNLFGVLFLYFFAVIGGKIFGLIKIRSLPPLPALLGMLLAGFLIRNTPFISDIVQINLHWSASLRNIALSIILTRAGLGLDPKALKKLKAVCLRLSFGPCISETCTAAVFAYLLMHLPWQWGFILGFVLGAVSPAVVVPSMLILQAGGYGVEKGVPTLLMAAGSIDDILAITGFNTCLGMAFSSGSTLYNVLRGVLEVAVGIAAGGILGMFVRYFPSHDQASLAWKRTYFVLGLSIFAVFGSIYFGFPGSGGLCTLVLAFVAGVGWSDEKREVEKIVAVAWTIFEPFLFGLIGAEVSVTSLRPETVGLCVATLGIALVVRIIATFLVVCFAGLNFKEKVFVSLAWIPKATVQAAIGSLALDTARSHQDEQLEKYGMDVLTVAFLAILITAPIGALVIGLAGPRLLQKAQTNSKEDEEGAEVGEEAEAREPS; from the exons GTTTGCAGCAATGGTAAAGGAGGATATTGTAAATGACAATGAAGATTCTGAGCCATCAGTATGTGAGAGAAATGTCATTCCCATGCTTGAGAGAAGCGAG GAGGGACCAACAGCAGATGCCAAAGGTACCGATGGGAATATACAAACAGAAGAAACTGCTCTCTTGAATCATTGTGCTCAGCAACCTCCGGAGCCGACAGCAGGTTCTTCAACACCTGCAAGAACATGGAGGCAAACATTTACTTGCCCTCCTCAGGGTTTACTGGCCCGAACAGTGACAAATG tTGCAATCGTGGTCCTGGTTTGGGCTGTGGTTTGGTCCATCACTGGGACTGAGTGTCTCCCAGGTGGAAACCTGTTTGGagttctgtttctttatttttttgctgtcattGGAGGTAAAATCTTTGGATTAATTAAAATACGATCATTACCACCTCTCCCTGCTCTTCTGG gGATGCTACTTGCTGGTTTCCTAATCCGAAATACCCCATTCATTAGTGACATCGTCCAGATAAACCTACACTGGTCTGCGTCACTGAGGAATATTGCTCTTTCAATTATCTTGACTCGAGCAGGACTCGGCCTGGATCCAAAG GCTCTTAAGAAACTCAAAGCAGTCTGTTTACGGCTTTCTTTCGGACCGTGCATCTCGGAAACATGCACAGCTGCTGTTTTTGCCTACTTGTTAATGCATTTGCCATGGCAATGGGGATTTATATTAGG ttttgttctaGGTGCAGTTTCCCCTGCTGTGGTGGTTCCCTCAATGCTGATTTTACAAGCCGGGGGATATGGCGTGGAGAAAGGTGTCCCAACTTTGCTAATGGCAGCTGGCAGCATTGATGACATTCTGGCTATTACAGGCTTCAACACTTGCCTTGGGATGGCTTTCTCTTCCG GTTCTACTCTGTACAATGTGCTCCGTGGAGTGCTGGAGGTTGCTGTTGGCATAGCAGCTGGAGGGATTCTGGGAATGTTTGTTCGATATTTCCCAAGCCATGATCAG GCATCTCTGGCATGGAAGAGGACATATTTTGTACTTGGGCTGTCCATATTTGCTGTTTTTGGCAGCATCTACTTTGGCTTCCCTGGATCAGGAGGGCTCTGCACATTAGTCTTAGCTTTTGTTGCAGGTGTGGGATGGTCTGATGAAAAG AGGGAAGTAGAAAAAATTGTTGCAGTTGCATGGACTATCTTTGaaccttttctttttggtttaattGGAGCAGAAGTATCTGTTACATCTCTTAGGCCTGAAACTGTTG GGCTCTGTGTTGCTACATTAGGCATTGCCCTAGTTGTGCGAATCATAGCAACGTTCCTGGTGGTGTGTTTTGCTGGGTTGAATTTCAAGGAGAAAGTATTTGTCTCATTGGCATGGATTCCGAAAGCCACTGTCCAG GCTGCAATAGGTTCCCTTGCCCTGGATACAGCGAGAAGTCATCAGGATGAGCAACTGGAAAAGTATGGAATGGATGTACTGACAGTAGCTTTCTTGGCTATCTTGATCACAGCTCCAATTGGAGCCCTGGTTATTGGCTTGGCAGGGCCCAGACTTTTGCAGAAGGCTCAGACAAATAGcaaggaggatgaggaaggtgcTGAGGTTGGAGAAGAGGCAGAGGCCCGTGAACCTTCATAA